One segment of Coleofasciculaceae cyanobacterium DNA contains the following:
- a CDS encoding DUF1868 domain-containing protein: MDESYQEYINRVARLTLPSACAMQLQSIQQSPKFVDDKAVSFPGYSVITPVAGEDKANDNFYPQVETLQQQLFQQLGADFFVPLPPASFHFTLADLIWDESYRQAVVANPNFDRELQQQVAASFQQYQAESNNEPLAWQLWGLVTKPRAIMACLVPKDQTSYESTVKLRRSLYQNAGLIGLGIEQQYDLTAHITLGYFKDIPNSLNRDRLCIVLSQINDRLVESELPEFSVKEAQLRKFEDMIQYNRESDWAVVKFGQ, translated from the coding sequence TTGGACGAATCATATCAAGAGTACATTAATCGAGTTGCTAGGTTAACCCTACCGAGTGCTTGTGCCATGCAGCTACAAAGCATTCAGCAGTCGCCTAAATTTGTCGATGATAAAGCAGTATCATTTCCAGGCTACAGTGTCATTACTCCCGTTGCAGGAGAAGATAAAGCTAACGATAATTTTTATCCCCAGGTTGAAACATTACAACAGCAATTGTTTCAACAGTTGGGAGCAGATTTTTTTGTTCCTTTGCCGCCAGCCAGCTTTCATTTCACCTTGGCTGACTTGATTTGGGATGAGAGTTATCGTCAAGCCGTTGTAGCTAACCCCAATTTTGACCGAGAATTGCAGCAGCAAGTCGCAGCTAGTTTTCAACAGTATCAAGCTGAATCTAATAATGAGCCTTTGGCATGGCAATTATGGGGACTTGTAACCAAACCGAGAGCGATTATGGCTTGTTTAGTACCAAAAGATCAAACCAGCTATGAGTCAACTGTAAAGCTGCGTCGCTCTCTTTATCAAAATGCGGGATTGATTGGTTTAGGAATTGAGCAACAATATGATTTAACAGCTCATATTACCTTGGGATATTTCAAAGATATCCCAAATAGTTTAAATCGCGATCGCCTTTGTATTGTGCTGTCGCAGATCAATGACCGACTTGTAGAAAGCGAATTACCAGAATTCAGCGTTAAAGAGGCGCAGTTACGCAAGTTTGAAGATATGATTCAATATAACCGTGAATCTGATTGGGCAGTGGTTAAATTTGGTCAATAA
- a CDS encoding FTR1 family protein, translating to MDFTAALPTFIVTLREGFEAALVVGIVMACLKKAGQTQLYRWVYLGILSGIIASVAIGFLLTGAIAGVETAGGIYAPVVKQFLEGIFGLVAIAMLSWMLLWMTKQAKSIKGEVEGAISSALLNDNAGKAVFVLIFIAVVREGFETVLFILAKFQQDWTLPAAGAVAGLTLATIMGIALFSLGVRINIRLFFQVMGIFLLLIVGGLVMGALKHFDAALALLSQLSANSWCWSSESCILGTRVWDGSSLLPDREFPGIVLKALFGYRQTLYLGQIIAYVSFLAVVGVAYFQSLGLKLPVNNKQATSNN from the coding sequence ATGGATTTTACTGCTGCATTACCAACTTTTATTGTCACCCTAAGAGAAGGATTTGAAGCTGCTTTAGTTGTCGGTATTGTGATGGCTTGTCTCAAAAAAGCAGGGCAAACACAACTGTATCGCTGGGTTTATCTAGGGATTTTGAGCGGAATTATCGCTAGTGTCGCCATTGGCTTTCTCTTGACTGGTGCGATCGCTGGAGTAGAAACTGCTGGAGGCATATATGCACCTGTAGTCAAACAATTTTTAGAAGGTATTTTTGGACTGGTGGCGATCGCTATGCTGAGTTGGATGTTGCTCTGGATGACTAAACAGGCAAAATCAATTAAAGGAGAGGTTGAGGGGGCAATTAGCTCGGCGTTGCTTAATGATAATGCGGGAAAGGCGGTATTTGTGCTTATTTTTATTGCTGTAGTGCGAGAAGGCTTTGAAACTGTCTTATTTATCCTGGCAAAATTTCAGCAGGATTGGACTCTTCCCGCCGCTGGTGCAGTAGCGGGTTTAACTCTCGCTACTATTATGGGAATTGCCTTGTTTTCGCTGGGAGTACGAATTAATATTCGTCTCTTTTTTCAAGTAATGGGTATATTTTTATTGTTAATTGTTGGCGGTTTGGTAATGGGTGCGCTGAAACATTTTGATGCTGCACTGGCTTTATTGTCTCAGCTATCGGCTAATAGCTGGTGCTGGAGTAGCGAGTCTTGTATTCTTGGTACAAGAGTGTGGGATGGTTCAAGTTTATTACCCGATCGAGAATTTCCTGGTATTGTCCTCAAGGCTCTTTTCGGCTACCGACAAACTTTATATTTAGGACAAATTATTGCTTATGTCTCTTTCTTAGCAGTAGTCGGCGTAGCCTATTTCCAGAGTCTTGGGCTTAAGTTGCCTGTAAACAACAAACAAGCGACATCTAACAATTAG
- a CDS encoding DUF4112 domain-containing protein codes for MKTSVPAKQVSKISKLRRISRLLDNAIAIPGTKIRFGLDPILGLLPGGGDTITGGIAAYIVVEAARMGVPREILGKMVGNIIIDSFAGTIPVVGDLFDVGWKANIKNMELLEEHLHIAELSKSDRGARTFSDRLFIFGLILLLGLIILGFATIAFFTVTWFWNLIIN; via the coding sequence ATGAAAACATCTGTACCCGCTAAACAAGTTAGTAAAATAAGTAAACTGCGTCGCATTAGTCGGCTACTAGACAATGCTATAGCCATACCTGGAACCAAAATTCGCTTTGGTCTAGATCCAATCTTGGGTTTACTTCCTGGAGGTGGTGATACTATTACTGGAGGAATAGCCGCATACATTGTGGTTGAAGCTGCCAGAATGGGTGTGCCTCGCGAAATTTTAGGGAAAATGGTCGGCAATATTATTATTGATTCCTTTGCAGGCACTATTCCCGTGGTAGGAGACTTGTTTGATGTTGGCTGGAAGGCTAACATCAAAAATATGGAATTATTAGAAGAACATCTTCATATTGCCGAACTAAGTAAAAGCGATCGCGGTGCGCGTACCTTTTCGGATCGTCTATTTATCTTTGGCTTAATTTTGCTACTTGGCTTAATTATCTTAGGTTTTGCTACAATTGCTTTCTTTACCGTTACCTGGTTTTGGAATCTGATTATCAATTGA
- a CDS encoding DUF1499 domain-containing protein, protein MSRIISITIAIIVTLATSLIFTTSAFAAIGLNNDRLSACPSSANCVVSQNGDEKHTIEPITYKGDRTAAQETLLKVLSVVPRTKVIEQTDNYIHSESTSRIFKFVDDVEFYFPEAENVIHVRSASRVGESDLGVNRRRMEQIRLAMQDLGV, encoded by the coding sequence GTGTCCCGTATTATCTCAATTACTATCGCTATTATTGTTACCCTCGCCACAAGTTTAATCTTTACTACCTCTGCTTTTGCAGCTATTGGTTTGAATAACGATCGCTTATCTGCTTGTCCTAGTTCTGCCAACTGCGTAGTCAGCCAGAATGGTGATGAAAAACATACGATTGAACCAATTACCTATAAAGGCGATCGCACTGCTGCTCAAGAAACTTTGTTGAAAGTGCTTTCTGTTGTACCCCGCACCAAAGTTATCGAGCAAACAGATAACTATATCCATAGTGAATCTACCAGTCGTATTTTTAAATTTGTCGATGATGTCGAATTTTATTTTCCCGAAGCTGAAAACGTCATTCATGTCAGATCCGCCTCAAGGGTAGGAGAATCAGATTTAGGAGTTAACCGTCGGCGTATGGAACAAATTCGTCTGGCGATGCAGGATCTAGGCGTTTAA
- the murD gene encoding UDP-N-acetylmuramoyl-L-alanine--D-glutamate ligase: MPTGEIIGLGRSGIAAARLLNKDGWQVTLVDSATESQIALRSDEKLRASQQQLNQEGVIVKLNSSLLEAEAPDLIVVSPGVPWDIKILATARQQNIETIGEIELAWRYLNQIPWVGITGTNGKTTTTALIAAIFQAAGLNAPACGNIGNAACELAIKNFAASGDRSFDWIIAELSSYQIESSVKLAPQIGIWTTFTPDHLSRHQTLENYYQIKASLLRRCQQKIINGDDRYLQTAGLEFGKDVIWTSVQGQNSFNDDRLVEVYIEDASIVAFGELIAPVSLFKMPGKHNLQNLLVAVAAAKLAGIDKKAIALAIASFPGVAHRLEYICTHQGIKFINDSKATNYDAAEVGLNSVEAPVILIAGGEAKSGDDTAWIDSIKAKAAVVLLIGEAASEFAQKLSARGFERYQIVETMENAVKQSLKLAQNQAKVVLLSPACASFDQYLSFEDRGQHFRQLCLAIKN, encoded by the coding sequence ATGCCCACTGGCGAAATAATTGGATTAGGAAGATCGGGAATTGCTGCTGCAAGATTACTCAACAAAGACGGTTGGCAAGTTACCTTAGTCGATTCGGCAACAGAATCACAAATAGCATTAAGATCTGATGAGAAACTACGAGCATCACAACAACAGCTAAACCAAGAGGGAGTAATTGTAAAACTCAACAGCAGCCTCTTAGAAGCTGAAGCACCGGATTTAATTGTAGTTAGTCCTGGTGTACCTTGGGATATCAAAATATTAGCAACAGCTAGACAACAAAATATTGAGACTATTGGCGAGATTGAATTAGCGTGGCGTTATTTGAATCAAATTCCCTGGGTAGGTATTACAGGCACAAACGGTAAAACTACTACAACAGCTTTGATAGCAGCAATTTTTCAAGCTGCTGGTTTAAATGCTCCTGCCTGTGGCAATATTGGCAATGCTGCTTGTGAATTAGCCATCAAGAATTTCGCTGCATCTGGCGATCGCAGTTTTGATTGGATTATTGCTGAATTAAGCAGCTATCAAATTGAATCTTCAGTGAAATTAGCGCCACAAATTGGGATCTGGACCACTTTTACCCCAGATCACCTGAGTCGGCATCAAACTTTAGAAAACTATTATCAAATCAAAGCTTCTCTTCTACGTCGCTGCCAGCAGAAAATTATTAATGGAGACGATCGCTATTTGCAAACCGCAGGTTTAGAATTCGGCAAGGATGTTATCTGGACAAGTGTTCAAGGACAAAACAGCTTTAATGACGATCGCCTTGTCGAAGTCTACATCGAAGATGCCTCGATTGTGGCTTTTGGGGAACTTATTGCCCCCGTATCCTTGTTTAAGATGCCAGGAAAACATAATCTCCAGAATCTTTTGGTAGCCGTGGCAGCAGCCAAATTAGCGGGAATTGACAAGAAAGCGATCGCTCTTGCTATAGCTTCTTTCCCTGGAGTGGCACACCGCCTTGAATATATTTGTACTCATCAGGGAATTAAATTTATCAACGATAGCAAGGCGACTAACTACGATGCAGCAGAAGTAGGGTTAAACTCCGTCGAAGCGCCAGTAATTTTAATTGCAGGAGGAGAAGCTAAATCTGGAGATGATACTGCCTGGATCGATAGTATTAAAGCCAAAGCTGCGGTTGTTTTACTAATTGGTGAGGCAGCATCAGAGTTTGCTCAAAAATTGAGCGCTCGCGGTTTTGAGCGCTATCAAATCGTAGAAACCATGGAAAATGCCGTAAAGCAAAGTTTAAAACTAGCCCAGAATCAAGCAAAAGTAGTCTTACTTTCCCCAGCTTGCGCCAGTTTCGATCAATATCTCAGTTTTGAAGATCGGGGTCAGCATTTTCGACAGCTATGTTTAGCAATCAAGAATTAG
- a CDS encoding diacylglycerol kinase family protein: MESHVVFEHQLAIYPQPAKELGILTKNTLFWQHQGIQEQLELNDVVGASLVDSNQKHPPGLLVCAYPKIRVGLITRKQKRVLREYYFTCPDLEVRSQWHRAINNTLMGQPVDAVVKSRHLQIIINPVSGRGQASQIFEQVRGLFEQSKISYSVNQTVSAADTTNLVKELDLQNTDGLVIVGGDGTIHDAIAGLMSRGDRETAIKIPLGIIPSGTGNGLCKTLLSKSGESYNPLNAAFLIAKGRQQTFDIAAVKQNNLEYYSFLSLAWGLISDVDIESEKLKFLGALRFDLYALMLLSSLRTYKGKFSFIPHAECKLTPGQTSQQGQWRIIEADFIFLWAMNTAWAAHDMNVTPHAQLNDGAMDVLIMRQGTSRWEILTALLRCGKGQHLDLPHLEYYKVRAFRLEPLTDHGILVVDGEPVDYSPIEMKIIPNLACVNC; encoded by the coding sequence ATGGAAAGTCACGTCGTTTTTGAGCATCAGTTAGCTATTTATCCTCAACCAGCAAAAGAGTTGGGCATCCTGACTAAAAATACCTTATTTTGGCAGCACCAAGGGATTCAGGAGCAGCTAGAGCTAAACGACGTGGTGGGAGCTTCATTAGTTGACTCAAACCAGAAGCATCCTCCTGGTTTATTGGTATGCGCCTATCCCAAAATCCGAGTTGGTTTAATAACCAGGAAACAGAAGCGAGTACTGCGAGAATATTATTTTACCTGTCCCGATCTAGAAGTGCGATCGCAATGGCATCGAGCAATTAATAATACTTTGATGGGTCAACCAGTCGATGCTGTGGTTAAATCTCGTCATTTACAGATTATTATCAATCCCGTTAGTGGTCGAGGGCAAGCGTCTCAAATATTTGAGCAGGTACGTGGGCTGTTTGAGCAAAGCAAGATCAGCTATAGCGTTAACCAAACTGTTAGCGCAGCCGATACTACAAACCTAGTGAAAGAATTAGATTTACAAAATACAGACGGATTGGTCATTGTCGGCGGAGATGGCACAATCCATGATGCGATCGCTGGTTTGATGAGTCGTGGCGATCGCGAAACGGCGATTAAAATACCCTTGGGTATAATTCCTAGCGGGACGGGAAACGGCTTGTGTAAAACTTTATTGTCAAAATCGGGAGAAAGTTACAATCCTTTAAACGCTGCTTTTTTAATTGCTAAGGGGAGACAACAAACTTTCGATATTGCTGCTGTTAAACAAAATAATCTAGAGTACTACAGCTTTTTATCTTTGGCATGGGGTCTGATTAGCGATGTCGATATTGAGTCGGAAAAACTTAAGTTTCTAGGTGCTTTAAGATTTGATTTATATGCGTTAATGTTGCTTAGTTCGCTACGTACCTATAAAGGTAAATTTTCTTTTATACCTCATGCTGAGTGTAAGCTTACTCCAGGTCAAACGTCTCAACAGGGACAATGGCGGATCATTGAAGCTGATTTTATCTTCCTGTGGGCGATGAATACCGCTTGGGCCGCTCATGATATGAACGTCACGCCTCACGCCCAGCTCAATGATGGCGCAATGGATGTGCTGATTATGCGTCAAGGAACATCCCGTTGGGAAATTTTAACAGCACTGTTGCGCTGCGGTAAGGGTCAACATCTCGATCTACCTCACCTGGAATATTATAAAGTGCGAGCTTTTCGTCTAGAACCTTTGACTGACCATGGTATTTTAGTAGTCGATGGTGAACCTGTAGACTATTCACCGATAGAAATGAAAATAATTCCCAATTTGGCTTGTGTCAATTGTTGA
- a CDS encoding Gldg family protein, whose translation MIAIVLFFLSIALGVAGIVLASMSEWSATSIILFVSGIILFALGIWLWGRKYQFWQLRSTKQGTNAIAKTAVVLLVVGLVNWLGVNYDRRWDLTENSIYTLSKQSQAIVAKLEQPLEVLVFDRSTNLELEKLLLNYRRYSDLFQFKFINPEQEIELAQQYGVQSLGEIYLQYGDQRQKLDTANTALGEAITETQLTNHIVKIKRDRPTNIYFLQGHGEASLDLVEGGLAQAIQTLTERGNTVQTLNLASSGKIPDNANLIIIAGATRKLLVAEVSTLQQYLKTGGNLLLLLSPNLDSGITPILQNWGIELDNRLIVDGQGGSRVMGFGPAVAIVNNYGEHPVTASFRNGISLFPDARPLKIVEKAGIESTPLAITDGQTWAESDLSGEEVTFDSGKDISGPLNVAIAVERAQPQPSRIVVFGSITFATNGWFEQQLNGDILLNSISWLTGEDRDTLLIRPREATNRRLNLSTLQTSIISWLALRIMPFMALVTGVFMWWSRR comes from the coding sequence ATGATCGCGATCGTACTATTTTTTTTGAGTATTGCTTTGGGTGTTGCGGGAATAGTCTTAGCAAGTATGAGTGAATGGTCAGCAACCTCGATAATACTATTTGTTTCAGGAATAATATTATTCGCTTTGGGCATCTGGTTGTGGGGCAGAAAATATCAGTTTTGGCAACTGCGTTCGACTAAACAAGGAACAAATGCGATCGCGAAGACGGCGGTGGTTTTGCTCGTAGTTGGTTTAGTAAATTGGCTAGGAGTTAATTACGATCGACGCTGGGACTTGACTGAAAATAGCATTTACACGCTGTCAAAGCAGTCTCAGGCAATAGTTGCCAAATTAGAACAGCCGCTGGAAGTATTAGTATTTGACCGTAGTACCAACCTTGAGCTAGAAAAGCTACTCCTCAATTATCGACGCTATAGCGACCTGTTCCAGTTTAAATTTATCAATCCAGAGCAAGAAATAGAATTAGCACAGCAGTATGGCGTACAGTCTTTAGGAGAAATATATTTGCAGTATGGCGATCAAAGACAAAAATTAGATACAGCTAATACCGCGCTGGGTGAAGCGATAACAGAAACACAGCTAACCAATCATATTGTCAAAATAAAGCGCGATCGCCCCACCAATATTTACTTCTTGCAAGGACATGGAGAAGCATCTCTCGATCTGGTCGAGGGTGGTTTAGCCCAGGCGATTCAAACCCTCACGGAGCGGGGCAATACGGTTCAAACTTTAAATCTGGCTAGCAGTGGCAAAATACCAGATAATGCCAATCTAATTATTATTGCTGGTGCGACTCGCAAACTCTTGGTCGCTGAAGTCTCTACTTTGCAGCAATACTTAAAAACTGGAGGCAATTTACTACTATTGCTGTCTCCCAATCTGGACAGCGGAATTACCCCCATCTTGCAAAATTGGGGCATCGAACTAGATAATCGCCTGATTGTTGACGGTCAGGGTGGAAGTCGCGTGATGGGTTTTGGTCCTGCGGTGGCGATAGTAAACAACTATGGCGAACACCCAGTTACGGCTAGTTTTCGCAACGGTATTTCTTTGTTTCCTGATGCTAGACCGTTAAAAATAGTCGAAAAAGCAGGAATTGAAAGTACACCTCTGGCAATTACCGACGGGCAAACCTGGGCAGAAAGCGATCTCAGCGGTGAAGAAGTTACCTTTGATTCGGGTAAAGATATATCAGGACCTTTAAATGTGGCGATCGCGGTTGAGCGCGCTCAACCACAACCCTCGCGGATTGTCGTTTTCGGCAGCATCACCTTTGCGACTAACGGCTGGTTTGAACAGCAATTAAATGGAGATATTTTACTTAATTCTATAAGTTGGTTAACTGGCGAAGATCGAGATACTCTTTTAATTCGACCTAGAGAAGCCACTAATCGCCGTCTCAATCTTAGTACATTACAAACAAGTATCATTAGCTGGTTAGCTCTGCGTATTATGCCGTTTATGGCTTTAGTAACTGGTGTTTTTATGTGGTGGAGCAGAAGATAA
- a CDS encoding ABC transporter permease subunit, which translates to MIIANIIAIAQRELQGYFASPLAYIVAAVFWFISGLFFTEILIGEQGIIQQIALSERMGSEIGSIDVASEFLTSFLAILGSLTLFVVPILSMGLYAEERKRGTLELLATSPMTNWAVAIGKLLAVVMLFSSMILPSLIYEAIAFSAADPPISFALPLLAHLGLILLAASLLSLGMFISSLTNSTILAAVLTFGLVLLLWIIELLTNSLGGWFRASLLHISLIDSYNNLVRGIASTSDFMLFFSYIFLGIFLTSQSIHSLRLNRQ; encoded by the coding sequence ATGATAATTGCTAATATTATAGCGATCGCGCAACGAGAATTGCAGGGATATTTTGCATCTCCTCTAGCTTATATCGTAGCTGCTGTTTTCTGGTTTATTTCTGGTTTATTCTTTACCGAAATCTTGATTGGTGAACAGGGAATTATCCAGCAAATAGCTCTAAGTGAGAGAATGGGGTCTGAAATTGGCTCAATAGATGTTGCTAGCGAGTTTTTAACCTCGTTTTTAGCTATTTTGGGATCTTTGACGTTATTTGTTGTGCCGATTTTATCAATGGGACTTTATGCAGAGGAGAGAAAGCGAGGAACTCTAGAATTATTAGCAACTTCGCCAATGACTAACTGGGCGGTAGCAATAGGGAAATTATTAGCAGTTGTTATGTTGTTTAGCTCGATGATTTTACCGTCTTTAATTTATGAAGCGATCGCTTTTAGTGCCGCCGATCCACCTATTTCTTTTGCCTTGCCGCTTTTGGCTCACTTGGGCTTGATTTTACTAGCCGCTAGTTTGCTGTCTTTAGGAATGTTTATTTCCTCTTTGACTAATAGTACGATTTTGGCGGCTGTCTTGACCTTTGGCTTGGTTTTATTGCTATGGATAATAGAACTGCTAACCAATAGCTTAGGTGGTTGGTTCAGAGCCAGCTTGCTGCATATTTCTTTAATTGATAGTTACAACAATTTAGTTCGAGGAATTGCTAGCACCAGCGACTTCATGTTGTTCTTTAGCTACATATTTTTGGGAATATTTTTGACCTCTCAATCAATTCATTCCCTGCGCCTCAATCGTCAATAA
- a CDS encoding ABC transporter ATP-binding protein gives MPQKTIEVEHLSKVYGSTTAIEDIHFSVAAGEIIGFLGPNGAGKTTTMRILAGYLPATSGTARIAGYDVHRHSMQVRRLIGYLPETPPLYPDMTVKGFLSFVAKIKGIRAGDRRRQVDKAIKRCQLVDKKDITIRKLSKGYRQRVGIAQAIVHEPPVIILDEPTVGLDPRQIIEVRNLIKSLAGEHTLILSTHILPEASMICDRLTIINHGRVVTTDTPPDLQAQLETSAGYQLEIAGEADKILPLLQKIPGVIQAAKEESISIKHQDRQLIKIAYAPNTEPGKDIAATIIGQGLDLYEMCRTSPSLEDVFLELTTEETLETESQ, from the coding sequence ATGCCTCAAAAAACAATAGAAGTCGAACATCTCAGTAAAGTTTATGGTTCGACAACTGCCATCGAAGATATTCATTTTTCCGTAGCTGCGGGAGAGATAATCGGCTTTTTAGGACCAAATGGCGCAGGCAAAACCACCACGATGAGAATATTAGCAGGATATCTGCCAGCCACGTCAGGAACAGCCAGGATTGCTGGGTATGATGTTCATCGTCATTCAATGCAGGTACGCCGTCTGATTGGCTATTTGCCCGAAACCCCCCCTTTGTATCCAGATATGACGGTTAAGGGGTTTTTATCATTTGTAGCGAAAATCAAAGGCATTAGGGCTGGAGATCGCCGTCGCCAGGTTGACAAAGCGATCAAACGCTGCCAATTGGTAGACAAAAAAGATATTACGATTCGTAAACTTTCTAAAGGATATCGACAGCGAGTTGGAATTGCGCAAGCGATTGTCCATGAACCACCCGTGATTATCCTCGATGAACCAACAGTAGGGTTAGATCCACGTCAAATTATTGAAGTGCGTAATCTAATCAAAAGCCTGGCAGGGGAACACACTCTTATCCTCTCAACCCATATTTTGCCAGAAGCTAGTATGATTTGCGATCGCCTAACTATCATTAATCACGGTAGAGTAGTTACTACCGATACTCCACCAGATCTTCAAGCACAGCTAGAAACTAGTGCTGGTTATCAGCTAGAAATAGCAGGAGAAGCCGATAAAATACTACCTCTGTTGCAAAAGATTCCAGGAGTTATCCAAGCAGCAAAAGAAGAGTCCATTTCAATCAAGCATCAAGATCGTCAGCTAATTAAAATTGCCTACGCGCCAAATACTGAACCTGGGAAAGATATTGCCGCAACTATTATCGGGCAGGGATTAGATTTGTATGAAATGTGTCGTACTAGTCCTAGTTTAGAAGATGTCTTTTTGGAATTGACCACCGAAGAAACTCTAGAAACTGAGTCTCAGTAA
- a CDS encoding amylosucrase, producing MSQVVSWEKRSATSLLRLLPRLEERFADRVDRVEWQGYLERINTHFPRLFRLLYQLYGNQYDFFYHLDNILATATKMWLERSDDLKALDVMRQADPQWYQSHRMVGAMCYVDLFAGNLQGIRDRIPYLTELGITYLHLMPLFKCPEGDNDGGYAVSSYREVSSELGTMEELAQLATELRQHGISLVVDFVFNHTSDEHEWAKRALAGDPDYQEYYRMYPNREQPDAFEKTINSVFPDERPGCFTYKNKIRKWVWTTFYNFQWDLNYENPVVFCRMAEEMLFLANMGVEILRLDAVAFLWKKLGTSCENLPEAHVLIQAFNALVKIAAPAMAFKSEAIVHPDEVTRYISQEECPLSYHPQLMALLWDALAVRNIRLLRHGMEKRFALPDNCAWVNYVRCHDDIGWGISDDDMRELQINPYDHRRFLTQFYTGRFEGSFAKGLPFQEKHDTGEARIAGTTASLCGLEKLTDESDPTEIDLAVRRILLLHGVILTIGGIPLMYLGDELGMLNDYTYVETPEKEGDSRWVHRSAFNWEREAKRRENSSIPGRIYLGLLKLIQIRQQNRAFSRAETEIIDTGNDCVFGYFRSQQEQNVLVLANFSDREQEIIAKRLRLLGMRKIFTDIVSGRTISAVQKLVLEPYQLMILL from the coding sequence ATGAGTCAGGTTGTTTCTTGGGAAAAGCGGAGTGCTACTTCATTATTGCGTTTGCTGCCGAGATTAGAAGAACGTTTTGCAGATCGCGTTGATCGAGTAGAATGGCAAGGTTATTTAGAGCGTATCAATACTCATTTTCCCCGTTTGTTTCGGCTGCTTTATCAGCTTTACGGTAATCAATATGATTTCTTTTATCATTTAGACAACATCTTGGCTACCGCTACTAAAATGTGGCTGGAACGGTCTGACGACCTTAAAGCGCTTGATGTAATGCGCCAAGCCGATCCGCAGTGGTATCAGTCCCATCGCATGGTAGGAGCAATGTGCTATGTCGATCTCTTTGCGGGCAATCTTCAAGGAATCCGCGATCGCATTCCTTATTTGACTGAGTTAGGCATTACCTATCTGCATTTAATGCCCCTGTTTAAATGTCCCGAAGGGGATAACGACGGAGGTTATGCCGTTAGCAGCTACCGAGAAGTCAGTTCCGAGTTGGGAACAATGGAGGAACTAGCGCAGCTAGCTACAGAATTAAGACAGCATGGCATTAGCTTGGTTGTTGATTTTGTATTTAATCACACCTCCGATGAACATGAATGGGCAAAACGCGCCTTAGCAGGAGATCCAGATTACCAAGAATATTATCGGATGTATCCTAACCGAGAACAGCCAGATGCTTTTGAAAAAACCATCAATTCGGTGTTTCCTGATGAACGCCCTGGCTGCTTTACTTATAAAAACAAAATTCGTAAATGGGTTTGGACTACCTTCTATAATTTCCAATGGGATTTGAACTACGAAAATCCTGTAGTATTCTGCCGTATGGCCGAAGAAATGCTGTTTCTTGCCAATATGGGAGTGGAGATCTTGCGCTTGGATGCGGTGGCTTTTTTGTGGAAGAAATTAGGCACGAGTTGTGAAAATCTACCCGAAGCCCATGTATTGATTCAGGCATTTAACGCCTTAGTCAAAATTGCTGCCCCAGCAATGGCTTTCAAATCAGAAGCGATCGTTCATCCTGATGAAGTAACTCGCTATATTAGTCAAGAAGAATGTCCCCTATCTTATCATCCGCAGTTGATGGCACTATTATGGGATGCTTTAGCCGTAAGAAATATTCGTTTACTGCGACATGGCATGGAAAAGCGATTTGCTCTACCAGACAACTGTGCTTGGGTAAACTACGTTCGCTGTCATGATGATATTGGCTGGGGTATTTCTGACGATGATATGCGAGAGTTGCAAATAAATCCTTACGACCATCGGCGGTTTCTAACTCAATTTTATACTGGTCGGTTTGAGGGAAGCTTTGCTAAAGGTCTTCCTTTTCAAGAAAAGCACGACACAGGAGAAGCACGTATTGCTGGCACGACTGCATCTTTATGTGGTTTAGAGAAGTTGACAGATGAGAGCGATCCGACAGAAATTGATTTAGCAGTTCGACGCATACTCTTATTACATGGAGTCATTTTAACTATAGGAGGTATCCCGCTCATGTATTTAGGAGATGAACTGGGGATGTTAAACGACTATACCTATGTTGAAACTCCAGAAAAAGAAGGCGACAGTCGTTGGGTTCACCGTTCGGCATTCAACTGGGAACGTGAAGCGAAGCGACGGGAAAATTCTAGCATACCAGGACGTATCTATTTAGGACTTTTGAAGCTAATTCAAATTCGCCAACAAAATCGTGCATTTAGTAGGGCAGAAACCGAGATTATTGATACTGGCAATGACTGTGTCTTTGGTTATTTTCGTTCTCAACAGGAACAAAATGTCTTAGTTTTAGCTAATTTTAGCGATCGCGAACAGGAGATTATTGCTAAACGCTTGAGATTACTGGGAATGCGGAAGATATTTACCGATATTGTGTCTGGCAGAACCATTTCTGCCGTCCAAAAACTCGTTCTCGAACCCTATCAGTTGATGATTTTGCTATAG